A window from Gaiellales bacterium encodes these proteins:
- a CDS encoding S9 family peptidase, whose translation MIAERLLDLLHPSQPAFSPNGTQVAFSVQESFSRPEEGVSSRIWIAAADGSGAREASHGPRSDTSPRWAPDGRTLAFLSDRDHAGRAAVHLLDDGAGEARPVGTLEGSAEDVRFSPDGSQLLVLAADPGSDRAGADSATRIDAGDGDPKVTRPAEHWRRLHTIDITTGETTRVGPDGLNVWELDWRGGEVVAVVSEDPSESGWYRARLVAIDLQAGAARTLHEPGMQIAYPTLSPDGSTVAFVEGFCSDRGILLGETTLVATAGGEARVLAPAIDAGCLEWRDERTLWFAGARGLAHAVGTIGLDGAAQVLWSGHESLLSGWVPAASPSPDGTVLAAAHSSWRSAPELRALAVADPGAGWQPLSQLNPEPAAVAGACARHTWASDDLEVEGLLLTPSGTAPFPLVVWVHGGPTDSYDCAHPDARLAGMLEAGYAILLPNPRGSSGRGQEFARANLGDMGGGDLRDILAGVEAVVAEGTADGDRVAIVGTSYGGFMSAWAITQTGRFRASVPMAAVTNWLSFHNTTNIGRFDELFLDADPYDQTGDYFNRSPIAHVRRVRTPTLVMHGELDLCVPLSQGQELYQALAAEGVETELVVYAREGHGWRERAHVLDGIERMRAWLDRHLAP comes from the coding sequence GTGATCGCCGAGCGGCTCCTCGACCTGCTGCACCCGTCGCAGCCGGCGTTCTCGCCGAACGGTACGCAGGTCGCGTTCAGCGTCCAGGAGAGCTTCAGCCGCCCCGAGGAGGGCGTGTCGAGCCGCATCTGGATCGCCGCCGCCGACGGCTCGGGCGCCCGCGAGGCGAGCCACGGCCCGCGGTCGGACACGTCGCCGCGATGGGCGCCGGACGGCCGCACGCTCGCGTTCCTGTCCGACCGCGACCACGCCGGCCGTGCCGCCGTCCACCTGCTCGACGACGGCGCCGGCGAGGCCCGGCCCGTCGGCACGCTCGAGGGGTCGGCCGAGGACGTGCGCTTCTCGCCAGACGGGTCGCAGCTCCTGGTGCTGGCGGCCGACCCGGGCTCCGACCGGGCCGGCGCCGACTCGGCCACGCGCATTGACGCGGGCGACGGCGACCCGAAGGTCACCCGGCCCGCGGAGCACTGGCGCCGGCTCCACACCATCGACATCACCACCGGCGAGACGACCCGCGTCGGCCCCGACGGCCTGAACGTCTGGGAGCTCGACTGGCGCGGCGGCGAAGTCGTCGCCGTCGTCAGCGAGGACCCGTCCGAGAGCGGCTGGTACCGCGCCCGACTCGTCGCCATCGACCTTCAGGCCGGCGCGGCGCGGACGCTGCACGAGCCCGGGATGCAGATCGCCTACCCCACCCTTTCGCCGGACGGGAGCACCGTCGCGTTCGTCGAAGGCTTCTGCTCCGACCGGGGCATCCTGCTCGGCGAGACCACCCTGGTCGCCACCGCCGGCGGCGAGGCCCGGGTGCTGGCGCCCGCGATCGACGCCGGCTGCCTGGAGTGGCGGGACGAGCGCACGCTCTGGTTCGCGGGCGCGCGCGGGCTGGCGCACGCCGTCGGCACGATCGGCCTCGACGGCGCCGCCCAGGTGCTCTGGAGCGGCCACGAGTCGCTCCTCTCCGGCTGGGTGCCGGCCGCATCGCCCTCGCCGGACGGCACCGTGCTGGCGGCGGCGCACAGCTCGTGGCGGAGCGCCCCGGAGCTGCGCGCGCTCGCGGTCGCCGATCCCGGCGCGGGCTGGCAGCCGCTCTCGCAGCTCAACCCTGAACCGGCGGCGGTCGCGGGTGCGTGCGCCCGGCACACGTGGGCCTCGGACGACCTCGAGGTCGAGGGCCTGCTCCTGACGCCGTCCGGCACGGCGCCGTTCCCGCTCGTCGTCTGGGTGCACGGCGGCCCCACCGACTCGTACGACTGCGCGCATCCCGACGCGCGCCTGGCCGGGATGCTCGAAGCCGGCTACGCGATCCTGCTCCCCAATCCGCGCGGGAGCTCCGGACGCGGCCAGGAGTTCGCCCGCGCCAACCTGGGCGACATGGGCGGCGGCGACCTGCGCGACATCCTCGCCGGCGTCGAGGCGGTCGTCGCCGAGGGCACGGCCGACGGCGACCGGGTCGCGATCGTGGGGACGAGCTACGGCGGGTTCATGTCGGCGTGGGCGATCACCCAGACCGGCCGCTTCCGCGCCTCGGTGCCGATGGCCGCCGTCACGAACTGGCTGTCCTTCCACAACACGACCAACATCGGCCGCTTCGACGAGCTCTTCCTGGACGCCGATCCCTACGACCAGACGGGCGATTACTTCAACCGGTCACCGATCGCGCACGTGCGCCGGGTGAGGACGCCCACGCTGGTCATGCACGGAGAGCTCGATCTGTGCGTCCCGCTCTCGCAGGGCCAGGAGCTCTATCAGGCGCTCGCGGCCGAGGGCGTCGAGACCGAGCTGGTCGTCTACGCGCGCGAGGGCCACGGGTGGCGGGAGCGCGCCCACGTGCTCGACGGCATCGAGCGGATGCGGGCATGGCTCGACCGCCACCTCGCCCCGTAG